In Macadamia integrifolia cultivar HAES 741 chromosome 1, SCU_Mint_v3, whole genome shotgun sequence, a single window of DNA contains:
- the LOC122090331 gene encoding uncharacterized protein LOC122090331 isoform X2, with amino-acid sequence MDATKAQSSGDTSKSKLRYPLRSASKPKDDKTSIEEISTDSVPKRGRPASSVSKSVSIQTLSGKDKSAKPPRRLSVPAKSAISPLPRPAGTVTPIYESRPKRSGNGQGKSETPVSEVSKSLNRKKFSVLSSASYWLSQIKLSESAAKHSISLGFFKLALEAGCEPVQRMRDEFKSYVHRHDLDELGEFVKELLESYDNPEHFEQSKVSETCSLVPEEGTQSSGEDAQSSVSSTGARKLRPKSLNPGNVQATKVEEARKDSTPKRTRASRNRVSVNRNSVNLTSVTHVNSGNVQKKNSQKPSRQASNIQKKKIKDQAKKAANEKDVADPLPAEGALKVDKENMQMEEISLTEEVL; translated from the exons ATGGACGCCACTAAAGCCCAATCTTCTG GAGATACATCGAAATCGAAACTTCGGTATCCTCTGCGATCTGCAAGCAAACCTAAGGATGACAAGACATCCATAGAGGAAATATCGACCGATTCTGTACCTAAGAG AGGGAGACCTGCATCAAGTGTAAGCAAGAGTGTGAGTATCCAAACTCTTTCTGGAAAGGATAAGTCCGCCAAACCACCTAGAAGGCTCTCTGTTCCTGCTAAGTCTGCTATCAGTCCTCTTCCAAGACCAGCAGGCACCGTGACACCAATATATGAGAGCAGACCAAAGAGATCTGGTAATGGTCAGGGGAAAAGTGAAACGCCAGTTTCTGAGGTTTCCAAATCTTTGAACCGAAAGAAGTTCAGTGTTTTATCGTCAGCATCATATTGGTTATCACAGATTAAACTATCTGAATCTGCTGCTAAGCACTCCATTTCACTTGGCTTCTTCAAGCTTGCTTTGGAGGCTGGATGTGAG CCTGTGCAACGAATGCGGGATGAGTTCAAATCCTATGTGCATCGACACGACCTTGATGAACTTGGAGAATTTGTAAAAGAGTTACTTGAGAGCTATGATAACCCAGAACATTTTGAGCAGTCAAAGGTTTCAGAGACTTGTTCTCTAGTGCCTGAAGAGGGAACTCAGTCCTCTGGTGAAGATGCTCAGAGCTCTGTTTCTAGCACTGGTGCTCGGAAACTAAGACCCAAGTCCTTGAACCCTGGAAATGTTCAAGCTACCAAAGTTGAAGAAGCAAGAAAGGACAGTACTCCGAAAAGAACTCGAGCTAGCAGGAACAGGGTATCAGTAAACAGAAATTCTGTAAATTTAACTTCTGTTACCCATGTTAATTCTGGCAATGTACAGAAGAAGAACTCACAGAAGCCTAGTAGGCAGGCATCTAAtatacagaagaagaaaatcaaggacCAAGCAAAGAAAGCTGCCAATGAAAAAG ATGTAGCTGATCCATTGCCTGCTGAGGGGGCACTGAAAGTAGATAAAGAAAATATG CAGATGGAAGAGATCAGCTTGACTGAAGAAGTACTGTAA
- the LOC122090331 gene encoding uncharacterized protein LOC122090331 isoform X1, producing the protein MDATKAQSSGDTSKSKLRYPLRSASKPKDDKTSIEEISTDSVPKRGRPASSVSKSVSIQTLSGKDKSAKPPRRLSVPAKSAISPLPRPAGTVTPIYESRPKRSGNGQGKSETPVSEVSKSLNRKKFSVLSSASYWLSQIKLSESAAKHSISLGFFKLALEAGCEPVQRMRDEFKSYVHRHDLDELGEFVKELLESYDNPEHFEQSKVSETCSLVPEEGTQSSGEDAQSSVSSTGARKLRPKSLNPGNVQATKVEEARKDSTPKRTRASRNRVSVNRNSVNLTSVTHVNSGNVQKKNSQKPSRQASNIQKKKIKDQAKKAANEKDVADPLPAEGALKVDKENMDAQQMEEISLTEEVL; encoded by the exons ATGGACGCCACTAAAGCCCAATCTTCTG GAGATACATCGAAATCGAAACTTCGGTATCCTCTGCGATCTGCAAGCAAACCTAAGGATGACAAGACATCCATAGAGGAAATATCGACCGATTCTGTACCTAAGAG AGGGAGACCTGCATCAAGTGTAAGCAAGAGTGTGAGTATCCAAACTCTTTCTGGAAAGGATAAGTCCGCCAAACCACCTAGAAGGCTCTCTGTTCCTGCTAAGTCTGCTATCAGTCCTCTTCCAAGACCAGCAGGCACCGTGACACCAATATATGAGAGCAGACCAAAGAGATCTGGTAATGGTCAGGGGAAAAGTGAAACGCCAGTTTCTGAGGTTTCCAAATCTTTGAACCGAAAGAAGTTCAGTGTTTTATCGTCAGCATCATATTGGTTATCACAGATTAAACTATCTGAATCTGCTGCTAAGCACTCCATTTCACTTGGCTTCTTCAAGCTTGCTTTGGAGGCTGGATGTGAG CCTGTGCAACGAATGCGGGATGAGTTCAAATCCTATGTGCATCGACACGACCTTGATGAACTTGGAGAATTTGTAAAAGAGTTACTTGAGAGCTATGATAACCCAGAACATTTTGAGCAGTCAAAGGTTTCAGAGACTTGTTCTCTAGTGCCTGAAGAGGGAACTCAGTCCTCTGGTGAAGATGCTCAGAGCTCTGTTTCTAGCACTGGTGCTCGGAAACTAAGACCCAAGTCCTTGAACCCTGGAAATGTTCAAGCTACCAAAGTTGAAGAAGCAAGAAAGGACAGTACTCCGAAAAGAACTCGAGCTAGCAGGAACAGGGTATCAGTAAACAGAAATTCTGTAAATTTAACTTCTGTTACCCATGTTAATTCTGGCAATGTACAGAAGAAGAACTCACAGAAGCCTAGTAGGCAGGCATCTAAtatacagaagaagaaaatcaaggacCAAGCAAAGAAAGCTGCCAATGAAAAAG ATGTAGCTGATCCATTGCCTGCTGAGGGGGCACTGAAAGTAGATAAAGAAAATATG GATGCTCAGCAGATGGAAGAGATCAGCTTGACTGAAGAAGTACTGTAA